The sequence below is a genomic window from Pempheris klunzingeri isolate RE-2024b chromosome 12, fPemKlu1.hap1, whole genome shotgun sequence.
TCTGCAGGTACAAACACTCACCGCCAGTGATGTCATTTATGTCCACAGTGATGTGAACACCTGCTTATCTGTTCATCAGTCCATTACTGGTGAAGATCAGAGGGTGATGTTGGTTTACCATTTACCCTTGAGccaaacactgtcactgtgggAAGTAGTCTTGGTTGAGGGTAACAAATGTCATCCAGTGTTTTCATGGTATTTTCATGCAGAGGTAAAGACCCGAAACATTTtatctccttctccttcttttttcaaattcctTTGTTTTCAAATGCATGATGTCttttccatttctctttttttgtcctttccCATTCCTTCTCCTGGTGTCCTTTACCGCTGTCGTCAATCATGCTCCTCTTTCAtaaacacacgtgcacaaacactatcacagcagcagtcaggaCCAGGACTCTCAGAGACGGACTGCGGTGGTTCTGTTGAATACTAACGGAAAAACCTGTCAAGGTTCAGGAGGAATTTCAGTGACCACCCTCTGCACGGACGCCCTACCAGCCTCCAAACACGCCAAACAACGGGACTGGCTCTCCCTTCTCCGCCCCTCGTCCGTCAACATCCGCCCCAACAGCTCGCTCAGGTTTTCTGCGTCTCTTAACGACGTGGGCCAGCGTGTGGACAGTCTTTGTCGCGGCCTGCACTTTATAGACCGCACCTGCTCTGAGggagagctggagctgaagcCCGAGCCTGTTTTGCCGCCCGGCTCAGATCGAAGGGCGCACACACTCGGCGGCAAGCTGGCTGCACCACCCACACATCCGGCCTTCTCAGCACGCACCCACCCCCACCTCGTCCCCTCCTTCACCAACAACTATAAATACATGTTGGGCATCCCTGCTGCCAATTGTCTCCCATCTGATCCTTCCACCATcgcccctcctcttcctcctctgtccaaCACTCACCTACACCCTCATCACTCACCGAGCACCAACTTCCTgcgtctcctcctccccttctctcgATCCTCTACCTCGGCCAGCCTGCAGTGCTATGAGCTGGGCAGCTACGCCTCTCACCTCCATATCACCAAGTCCTCCAGCGCCCTGCTGGAAGGCAGCGAGTCAGGGTTTCCCCCTGAGGATCTACTGGGAGATGATGACGTGTTTGAAGAGGACCGGCACAGCCCAGCCCCAAAGGGAACTGGCCAGCTGGCCACCCCTGAAACGGCCCCCATGGCTGGCCCAGGTACTCTTCTGGCCCCCCTGTGCTATATGGATGAGGACAGTGACTTGGACTGCTGCCCGTCCCCTTTGACAGAGAAAACTGGGCCACTGTCACCTTATTCGTTATCTGATGACTGCTGCAGGTGGGTGACTGTCTGGATGGTGTAATCCACACCCACCCTTCCTGTGACTTGGTAGAGCCCAGACCACCCCTGTGCCGTTGCGTGGCAGTGAAACCCTAGAGTCCTGTGGAGTAGTGGAGCTCTTCACATCCTGTAGTGTAACCACCCAGCAGTATTTGTCCTGAAGCCCCTGCTTGGAGTGGAGCTTTTAATCAGAAGATCCTGGCACATAGATGCTTTAGtctacacacacaacaccaaacgcctcctcctcctccgctgtcCTGATTCAACCCCTCATGTGTGTCTAGAGCAGAAATGTGACTTCATTCCAATTCATactgtttcatttcatctcactgTTACCTCAGTGGTCTGCCATGTTTCTCATTTTGTTATCAAGCTGTgttttttaagtcattttccGTTCTTATGAAATCGATGAGGTATTAAGGTCTTACATGGGCTGCAAAagtttttgattgatttttccCATAAGCTTTAGGCTTTGCAGTAAAGGCAGGAATAGGGGACAATGGCAATGTTAAGAACGGGGTGGAGGGGCAGAGGTTAGAGTAGAAAATGTAATAGTATTGAGGAATGGAGTGTGTATCTATCTGGGAAAAGATTTAACAGAAGCAGACAGGGGACAATAGACAGCGTGGAACTGATGGAGACTGGAGATGGAGGTCTGACTGGGTCAATGGGGCCATCATCAGTCTTTTTCACgtggctgtctgtgtgcagaGACAGGATATGTAAGGAAGGCCAGAAGGCCAATATTTGATTACAGAGCAGGTCATGGCTGCGTGGCCTCTGCAAACGAGGCTTGCTAGCAGTAGATCTTGCCGTGTTACTAAAGAAAAGTTATTTTGATCCTGCACAGATGATGCTGAGCCCTTCTAGGTTACAGTATTTGTCTtgtcagtcttgttttttttctgtgcatgtaCTCCGTTCCAGATTATACATTGTATACGTCAGCTGTGGGCTGATGGAGAAACATGAGCTTAGAATAGGAAAGGTGAAGGCCAGATCAGGAGGCAGATTATTGGCTTCAAATAGACTGCATAGTCTCTGACTGCACATACACTACACAAACAAACGTGCCAGCTTTCTGTCAGGTGGCCTGAAGCGTGAGCTCCTAGCTGAGTCTGACGTCGTGTGGGTGGGAGCTTGTTTTTCACAGACAAATATCGGGTTAATTATAAGCCAGAAGTTTTATCGACAACATTTCAGAAAGTAATGATTGCAGGTCTGATAAGAGGTGACTAAGGAGGTGACCTTTCACCTGTTAAAGTGAAACTTAAGGGTAGAAACATGGTCACGTTCAGTGTTGCACATATCCCAACAAACCGAATGAATGCATTTCCTCATGAAACATTTCCAAAGATGaattatatgaatattttacattggTTAGTTAGTTGATTGACACAATATTGCCACTCTATGTTGATCATCAGAAAGTCCTTGCAGTTATTACAGTCGGGCATTAAGTGTCTTTGCTTTGACTGCATTTTCACCTTCTCCAGTTTTTACATCTTGTTtcacttcttctcttcttcttggtGTTTTATGGTTTGGCGTTACCACCCTCTGTGGTCATGCATGTACTAGTAGAGCACTAGATACAAACAAAACGGGAACAAAAACATTGCTCCATAAAGACTGTAGTGTTCAAGAACACCCCCAGGGTACCTTTTTAAGGCAATCTAAACCAACCAGAGTCTATGTAATTCCTAAACCTTCCTCCAAAAGATAATTTTCCTCTCAGCAAATTTAATATTCTCTTTTAAGGCAAGTTtggccacagagagagagaaaagtaacCCAGTAAGATGTgcagagaggggaaaggaggagaagCGGAGATGGCTTCCAGTGGCGCTGCTGCTAattgaattgtgtttttctctgatcAGCGTGTCTCTGGCGGAGTGTAGAGCTTAAACTGTTCAGACTGGAAacagactgagagcaggagagaacaAAATGCCTCAGATGTCACATGCTGCCCCATACCACCCCTATGaaaatctgtttgaaaatgtgaaaacagatTGGTGTTGaaaaattcatttgaaaataaatacataaacatttCAGGATGGGGGCAGAGCAAGGAATAGCTTGAGGGAGGGGATGTTAAAGCGACACATTGAGCGAGCAAAAAGACCAAAGATGGACTGAATGCCACAGGAGGAAAATACAAGGAAACAGACAAGAAAGAACAGGAAGACAGTGAATGTCTCGCCAGGGCTGCAATGTTGCTGAGCTTGTTTTCCTCTCAAGTTTATGGTGCTTGTGATTTCccaatgctgtttttcttctctcattttaaTGTTGACATACTCTAATAGCGGCTCTGCCATCTTAAAATTACTGTTAAGCATGGTGTGTTTTGGCTGCTCGAGctaaacaaattaaattttaaCTTCCTCGCACGCGTAACAGTGCTCgggatgtgctgctgctcacacagatAGTGTAAATGTAGCTGTAAATGGGCAAAAGAGTTTGAGATTATTCTGTTAAATATGCGTGCTGAATTTTGTGCGCCCTGTTTTTCAGATTTCTAtctttaaagcacattttaatatataatctTCCCTACAGTCTCTTCTACTCATGTTGTTTGCCGATCACTTTATTTCTCCATGTGGAGTTGTAGGGATTTTTCTGTGGTTATCCCCTCCCACGCTAAAAACAATCCACATTAGcatgatttgtcttttttaagcGAAAAAGAGTCCAGATCCTCAGgcttttgttattattgttttaaagaGGCGTACAGTACAGTATGCATGGGATGAGATCTGCAGTTCATCATCTTGTGATccatgcaaataaacacaaacaaagcagcCCAGCCATAACCAATAGAAACAACTCTCTTCCAGGGATGTTAATTATGCTTCTCCTCTATCCCTTAATCCCTTggtcctcccccccccccacctcctcctctactTGACAAACCCGTCGAAATGACCTATTTTTATCCTCTTTTGTTCACTTTGTCTTTTAATCTTGTAACGCTTTGGCCCGACCAGTGAAGTCTGGAAATAGACGTTGTCTTGCTCGCTCGCTTACTAACGTGTGGGCACGCgtgggtgtgcgtgtgtcttCGTATATTCTTACCTTCCCTGAAGCAGGATCAACACGAACCTAAGTGAACCCCctgttcttcttttctttccctccagaGAGAAGTGACACTGTTCTCTGCATCTCACTCAGGGGAAACACAATAGAAACCTTACCGTATGTATGCATCTGCTAGAGGAAATGGTGGTTTTGAAGTATTTGTTGAGATACCTACTTGCCCCTTCTCTTGTGTAGCTTGTATCCATTTAACTATGAAGCCTTTGCAGGAACATCGTGCACACTAATCTACCCAGAGACATCCGCCTGCTCTTTAATCAAAGTTGTGTTGTTGTGGAACAAGCAGCAGCTGACTTTTCGGGGTATTGCTCATCCACTTTTGTGACATTGAATCCTGAGAACATAATGACTTTAAGTGTGGTGTGTACTTGTGATATTACCTTGACTTGGAGGTTGCATTTTCCACCCGCTTGTTTTGTCCCTACCCACTGAAACCCCCTGCTTTGGCAGACTGTGGCTGATTTACTGGCGAAAGTGTGTAGTTATGGTAATCTGAATTTTCATGCTATCAGTCCCAGCGTGAGATGCACAGACGCACGCTAACACTGAACagacacaggcaaacacactcCTCCTTAGTGTGGGTGACTAATAGCTCCTGTCATCCAACCTGTCAGTCAGAGTCCGATATGTGATCTTGAAGAGGACAGGGGCACCGTTTCAGGCTGGTATAGAAAATCTGATTGGTTCCTCCTCCTGAGAAAAGCCCGTCCAGCAGTCCTTGGAGGTAGCACACACCTAATCGAATGTTTCAGTGGTTGGTACCTGTGCCAAGAATACTTTACAATGCATCTACAGGGGCTGAACACAATATCCCAAACACCTGTTAGATTTACTGCAATCGCACAAATTTAATTCGCTTTAAAAATGGTTGTGATGTCAGCGTTTCCCAACCTGGGGTACTTCTACCGTTGTCAGACAAAGAGATTGAGGAGTAgctctaatttaaaaaaagatagaaattaTAATTACACtcctcacaaaaagttagggatattcagctttcaggtgaaatttcaggatgaacctaaaatgcattctaacctttccaggtgaacttaatgtgaccttctctaaacttttgaatgcacatgtccaactgttcagtgtctcagtactttctgcaccagctgctgttctctaacaagaagcttaacagcaacattcacaacaggtttgatccatgaatccaccaatacatttcctgcttcagttagaattggtatttaaacagtcctcctcatcctgctgtt
It includes:
- the marchf8 gene encoding E3 ubiquitin-protein ligase MARCHF8 yields the protein MNMPLHQISVIPRDVTSSRVSGSGKAKDKDKDKDKQNEKPLGHSASRSSNISKAGSPTSVNAPCSFSRTSVSPSSQDICSSSQDQDSQRRTAVVLLNTNGKTCQGSGGISVTTLCTDALPASKHAKQRDWLSLLRPSSVNIRPNSSLRFSASLNDVGQRVDSLCRGLHFIDRTCSEGELELKPEPVLPPGSDRRAHTLGGKLAAPPTHPAFSARTHPHLVPSFTNNYKYMLGIPAANCLPSDPSTIAPPLPPLSNTHLHPHHSPSTNFLRLLLPFSRSSTSASLQCYELGSYASHLHITKSSSALLEGSESGFPPEDLLGDDDVFEEDRHSPAPKGTGQLATPETAPMAGPGTLLAPLCYMDEDSDLDCCPSPLTEKTGPLSPYSLSDDCCRICHCEGDDESPLITPCHCTGSLRFVHQSCLQQWIKSSDTRCCELCKYEFIMETKLKPLRKWEKLQMTASERRKIMCSVTFHVIAITCVVWSLYVLIDRTAEEIKHGILEWPFWTKLVVVAIGFTGGLVFMYVQCKVYIHLWRRLKAYNRVIYVQNRPDTCKKLALEKPPLMEPSLENKEVLAPTQSDTNSSQYTETEDYSMEVLHV